A genomic stretch from uncultured Cohaesibacter sp. includes:
- a CDS encoding cupin domain-containing protein — protein MYVKSFPVVGEDTATPRQVLADSPDLMMVAFQFKEVGAEGALHNHPHVQSTFVKEGRFRFTIGEDSFEVGPGDSFVIPSNATHGCVCLEPGTLIDCFTPRRDDFL, from the coding sequence ATGTATGTAAAGTCATTTCCCGTTGTTGGTGAAGACACCGCGACCCCAAGACAGGTTCTTGCGGATAGTCCGGATCTGATGATGGTGGCTTTCCAATTCAAAGAGGTGGGCGCCGAAGGTGCCCTCCACAACCATCCCCATGTCCAGTCCACCTTTGTGAAAGAGGGCCGATTCCGTTTCACGATCGGTGAGGACAGCTTTGAAGTCGGGCCGGGTGACAGCTTTGTCATTCCTTCAAACGCGACGCACGGATGTGTCTGCCTTGAGCCGGGGACGCTCATTGATTGTTTCACCCCGCGCCGGGACGACTTTCTCTGA